The genomic interval GCGGTGATATTGGCTCTCGCCGGGGAGAAGGATATCGCCAGAGATCGCCAGCAAAAAGCCCTGCTGACGGCGGCCGGTCTGGGCGAGATAGCAGCGCGTAAGGCCACTGTTTCAGGGGCTGCCGGCGGCTGTCAGGCAGAATGCGGAGTGGCCGCCGGGATGGCAGCCGGGGCCGGGTCAGAGATGCTGGGAGGCAGACCGAAAGTCGCGCTCAATGCCTTCACACTGGCGCTTAAAAATCTTCTGGGGCTGGCCTGCGACCCGGTGGGCGGTCTGGTGGAGGTTCCCTGCGTCAAGAGGAATGCCACCTCGGCCAGCTGTGCTCTTTCGGCTATTTTGCTGGCCATGTCCGGCATAGAGAGCACCATCCCCGCTGACGAGGTCGTAAAAGCCATGCGCGAAATCGGTGATCTGATGCCTTCCTGCCTGAAGGAAACAGCCGAAGGAGGACTGGCCAACACCGAGACCGCCCGTAAGTTCGAAAAATCTCTGGAGTCGAACAAATGAGAGGGAAAAAGGTAAAAATATCAGAATATTGAATTATAAAATAAGGTTCTTCCTGTCCTCAGCCGGTAAATAGGTGTGTAAAAAACCTCATTTAGTTGCACTGGAAGATATAAAGCTTAGTTCACAATGAAATTTTTACCCGGCATAAGTTTGGTCTTCGGCCAAAAAACGCTAATTTTTTGCTGAATAATTTACAGCAAAACCTGAAGCCAGGGAGGTGAAGATGTGAAAACAGTAAAGATCAGAACAGAGAGATGTGTCGGCTGTCGTCACTGTGAGCTGGCCTGTTCGCTCGAGCATTCTCCCCGCGGAAAAATTCACGCACTTTTTCAGGATAGTCCGCCCCTGCCCGCTCGAATCAGCGTTAGAACCGGCATAGACCTCCTCAATTTTCCCCTCCGCTGTCAGCACTGCGAACCCGCACCCTGCCGGGGAGTCTGTCCCAGCGGCGCTATTTTTCGCGACAGAACGACAGAAAAAGTCCAGGTAAATGAAGATGATTGTATCTCCTGTGGGATGTGTGCCATGGTCTGTCCTTACAGCGCTATAACTTTTCCCGTCGCCGGCCGGGAAACCCCGGCTGAAAAAGAAAAGGCCCCTGCCTATAAATGTGATGACTGCCTTGATCGACGTCAGCAGGACGAGATTCCCGCCTGCGCGGAGGCCTGCCGCACCGGAGCATTGGAGTTTGGCGAGATCGATGAGATGGTTTCTGCTGAAAGAGATGAGCTGGCAGTTTTGCTGACCGCTGACGCTTCCGGCAAAAAGAGCGATCGCCGGCCTGAAAACATGGAGAAATATCGCGAGTTAAAGCAAAAGATGGCAGAACTTGGACCCTTTCCTGCCAGCCGAAAGGAGGAATAACAGATGAAAGAAGAGGATAAATATTCCGATCTAACCGAGGACGAACTGGCCCAAAAATCGCTGGCCGAGGCCGAAAAAGCAGGGATGGAGACCGCCTGGGATAGGCTGCAGGATCAAAAGCCGCAGTGCGGTTTCGGCGAGACAGGTGTATGCTGCAATCGCTGTGCTATGGGTCCCTGTCAGGCCGACCCCTTTGAAGAAGGACCGGAGCGGGGAGTTTGTGGAGCCGACGCCGATCT from Halarsenatibacter silvermanii carries:
- a CDS encoding 4Fe-4S dicluster domain-containing protein, with protein sequence MKTVKIRTERCVGCRHCELACSLEHSPRGKIHALFQDSPPLPARISVRTGIDLLNFPLRCQHCEPAPCRGVCPSGAIFRDRTTEKVQVNEDDCISCGMCAMVCPYSAITFPVAGRETPAEKEKAPAYKCDDCLDRRQQDEIPACAEACRTGALEFGEIDEMVSAERDELAVLLTADASGKKSDRRPENMEKYRELKQKMAELGPFPASRKEE
- the sdaAA gene encoding L-serine ammonia-lyase, iron-sulfur-dependent, subunit alpha translates to MIYSTFSQFLAAAENENKELWEVVLAREIEEEDTDREKVFEKLESRLNVMEQAIETGIENTLDSQGGLVDGEAARLAASGDELGMELFKNVNIYALATAEVNASMGKIIAAPTAGASGVVPAVILALAGEKDIARDRQQKALLTAAGLGEIAARKATVSGAAGGCQAECGVAAGMAAGAGSEMLGGRPKVALNAFTLALKNLLGLACDPVGGLVEVPCVKRNATSASCALSAILLAMSGIESTIPADEVVKAMREIGDLMPSCLKETAEGGLANTETARKFEKSLESNK